From the genome of Corallococcus macrosporus DSM 14697:
CCCGCGCTGGCTCCAGCGAGCCGTCCCGGGACGGCGGCGCCTCGGGCGTGGCGGGGCGCGGCTCGGAGAACTCCGGCGGCAGGTCGGCCTCGTGGACCACCGGCCCCTCGCCGATGACGTAGGCGTACTCCATGGCGTTGCGCAGCTCGCGCACGTTGCCGGGCCAGGGGTGCTCCTCCAGCCGCCGGCGGGCGCCGGGCGAGAAGCGCTCCACGCGGCGGGTGCCTCGCTGGCGCAGTTCGTCCAGGAACCGCATGGCCAGCGGGAGGATGTCGGCCCGGCGCTCACGCAGCGTGGGCAGGAAGAGGGGCACCACGCGCAGGCGGTACATCAGGTCCGCGCGGAAGCGGCCCGCCTCCACCTCGCGCCGCAGCGCCCGGTGCGTGGCGGCGATGATGCGCACGTCCACGGGCACGGGCTGACGGCCTCCCACGGGGATGACGGTGCGCGTCTCCAGCACGCGCAGCATCTTCGCCTGGAGGTCCGGGGGCATCTCCGCCACCTCGTCGAGGAACAGCGAGCCCTTGTCCGCGAGCCGGAAGTGCCCCGGGCTGTCGCGCACCGCGCCGGTGAAGGCGCCGCGCACGTGGCCGAACAGCTCGCTCTCCAGCAGGTTGGGCGGCAGCGCCGCGCAGTTGATGGCGCGGAACGGGCCGCGCGCCCGCGCCGACAGGGCGTGCAGCGCGTGCGCGATGTGCTCCTTGCCGGTGCCGGACTCGCCGCGCACCAGGACGCTGGACTCGGTGCGGGCCACCTTCTCGACGATGCGGAAGACGCGCTGGAGCTCGGGCGCCTGGGTCCACAGCCCGTGGAACAGCTCGGCGCGGCTGGCCGCCTCGCCCAGGGCGTCCGGCGTGACGAGCAGGGCCCACCCGGACGCCCGGGGCCCGCGCGCCAGGGGCACCGCGCGCACGCGCACGGCCTTCACGCGTCCACCCACGCGCAGGTGGGCGGAGGTTTCACGCCCGTCCTTCAGCAGGCCGTCCAGGGGCCCTGGGCCTTCACGGGGGACCAGGACCTGCGCCAGCGGCGTCCCGGCGCGGAGCGTGCCCCCGAGCAGGGCTTCGAGCGCGGGCGTGAGCGCGGCCACCTTCCGCGCGTCATCCACGAGGAGGACGGGCCCGGCGAGGGCCTCCAGGGCGGGGAGGACGAGGTGGGAGGGGGCGCGAGAGGCGGGCATCGTCAGGGCCGTGAGGGCCTTGTATAGCCCGGCTCCCGGCGCCTCAGGCGAGGCCCCGCATCATGAACGCCCAATAGAAGAGCGGCAGCCCGTACTTCTTCAGCAGCCACAGGTCGCTCCGCTCCTGGAAGGTGTCGATGAAGGGGAGGGTGGGCGCGGGCTTGCCGTCGTAGTCGAACTCGGCGAGCAGCAGCCGTCCGTAGCCGGTGGTGAGGGGACAGGACGCGTAGCCGTCATAGCGCGCGGGCAGCGGCTGGTCCTTCATGGCTGCGAGGAGGTTGGCCACCAGCACCGGCGCCTGCTTGCGCACGGCGGCGCCCGTGCGGCTGGTGGGCAGGTCTGACGCGTCGCCCAGCGCGAAGACGTTGGGATGGTCCGGGTGCTGGAGCGTGTACTTGTCCGCCTTCACCCAGCCGGCGTTCGGTCCCTCCTTCCAGGAGAGGGGGCTGCGCTTGATGAAGTCCGGCGCGCTCTGGGGCGGGGTGACGTGCATCACGTCATAGGACAGGGTGATGCGCTCCGGCTGGCCGTCGCGCGGGCGCTCGAAGGTGGCCTCGCGCCGCTCGCCGTCCACCGCGACGAGGTCGTGCTGGAAGCGGGGGGTGATGCCGTAGCGCTGCGCCACGCCCTCCAGCACGGCGGCGAAGGGCTTCACGCCGAAGAGGGCCTTCCCGCCGGAGCCGAAGACGACGCTGGTGCGCTCCAGCACGCCGGTGCGGCGGAAGTGGTCCGCGGCCAGGTACATGATTTTCTGCGGAGCCCCGGCGCACTTCACGGGCGTGGCGGGGTGGGTGAAGAGCGCGGTGCCACCCTTGAAGCCCTGGAGCATCCGCCACGTCTTGGGCGCGAGCTGGACGTCGTAGTTGCTGCTGACGTGCGGCGTCTTCAGGGCCTCGCGGAGGCCCGTCACCTTGTCCCAGTCGAGCTGGATGCCCGGGGCGACGACGAGGAAGTCATAGCCCAGCCGCAGGCCGCCGCGGGTGCGGACCTCCCGGGCCTCCGGGTCGATTTCGGTGGCGGCGTCGCGCACCCACTTCACGCCGCGAGGGATGAGGCGCGCCTCGTTGCGCACGGTGTCCTCGATGCGGGCCTCTCCAGCGCCCACCAGCGTCCACAGGGGCTGGTAGTAGTGGTGCTGGGAGGGCTCGAGGACGGCGACGCCCTTCTGTCCGGCGCGGGCCAGCCGGGCGGCCACCGCGATTCCGGCCGTGCCGCCACCGATGATGAGGACCCGGTGGTGTTCACGCACCGGCGTCACCGCCGGGCTGGACGGCGTCTCTGAACCTTCGCGGCCGAGGTCCTCGCTCGTTTGCATGTCGCGCGCTCCCTTGTGACACGTGAAACGTGCAGGAAGCCCTAGCGGGGCGCGCGCCACACTCGTCCCCGGGGGCAGACCCCGGGTGACGAGGTGAACATCCCTACTTCCCGAAGAGGCCGCGCAGGCGCTTCTTCGCTTCCTCTTCGGCGCGCTTCTTGGCCTCGGCCTCCAGGCGCGCCTTCTCCTCGGCGGCCTTGGCCTCCAACTCCTTGCGTTTGGCCTCTGCCTCGGCGCGAAGCTTGTCCTCGCCGCCTTCGATGAGGCCCTGCACCTGCTGGCCGCGCTCGCCGCCAATCAGGC
Proteins encoded in this window:
- a CDS encoding sigma-54 interaction domain-containing protein — translated: MPASRAPSHLVLPALEALAGPVLLVDDARKVAALTPALEALLGGTLRAGTPLAQVLVPREGPGPLDGLLKDGRETSAHLRVGGRVKAVRVRAVPLARGPRASGWALLVTPDALGEAASRAELFHGLWTQAPELQRVFRIVEKVARTESSVLVRGESGTGKEHIAHALHALSARARGPFRAINCAALPPNLLESELFGHVRGAFTGAVRDSPGHFRLADKGSLFLDEVAEMPPDLQAKMLRVLETRTVIPVGGRQPVPVDVRIIAATHRALRREVEAGRFRADLMYRLRVVPLFLPTLRERRADILPLAMRFLDELRQRGTRRVERFSPGARRRLEEHPWPGNVRELRNAMEYAYVIGEGPVVHEADLPPEFSEPRPATPEAPPSRDGSLEPARVREALAQAGGNRSEAARRLGVSRVTLWRRLRDLGLPPER
- a CDS encoding NAD(P)/FAD-dependent oxidoreductase: MQTSEDLGREGSETPSSPAVTPVREHHRVLIIGGGTAGIAVAARLARAGQKGVAVLEPSQHHYYQPLWTLVGAGEARIEDTVRNEARLIPRGVKWVRDAATEIDPEAREVRTRGGLRLGYDFLVVAPGIQLDWDKVTGLREALKTPHVSSNYDVQLAPKTWRMLQGFKGGTALFTHPATPVKCAGAPQKIMYLAADHFRRTGVLERTSVVFGSGGKALFGVKPFAAVLEGVAQRYGITPRFQHDLVAVDGERREATFERPRDGQPERITLSYDVMHVTPPQSAPDFIKRSPLSWKEGPNAGWVKADKYTLQHPDHPNVFALGDASDLPTSRTGAAVRKQAPVLVANLLAAMKDQPLPARYDGYASCPLTTGYGRLLLAEFDYDGKPAPTLPFIDTFQERSDLWLLKKYGLPLFYWAFMMRGLA